The Sediminicola sp. YIK13 genomic sequence GTAGCGGAACGTTTGGTGATGGTGAAAAATGAAACGGCCATGTTGACCACTTTTAACGAAGTGGATATGTCGCCAATTTTTGATCTTCGCAACCAGTACAAAGAGCAGTTTAAAGACAAGCACGGCGTAGGGCTTGGTTTTATGTCGTTCTTCACCAAAGCAGTGATCAGGGCATTACAAATGTATCCTTCTGTGAATTCCATGATAGATGGCAAAGAAATGATCTCCTTTGATTTTTGTGATATCAGTATCGCGGTTTCCGGGCCTAAAGGGTTAATGGTGCCTGTTATCAGAAATGCAGAGAACCTATCTTTTAGAGGGGTAGAGGCAGAAGTAAAAAGATTGGCATTAAGGGCTCGTGAGGGTGAGATTACCGTGGATGAGATGACGGGGGGAACCTTTACCATTACCAATGGTGGCGTTTTTGGCTCCATGTTGTCAACTCCAATTATCAATCCTCCGCAAAGTGCTATTTTGGGAATGCATAATATAGTGGAAAGACCAATTGCCAAAGATGGCAAAGTGGTTATAGCGCCCATTATGTATGTGGCCCTTTCCTATGACCATAGAATAATTGACGGCAAGGAATCTGTTGGTTTCTTGGTAGCGGTTAAAGAGGCATTGGAGAGTCCGGTAGAATTGTTGATGGACAATGATGTAACTAAAGGTTTGGAGCTATAAACTTCAAATACAATATAATAAAAGCCCGAAGTTTACTTCGGGCTTTTTTGTTTTAGGTAAACGCACTTTTTGTCGTAATCTATAATGGCTTTTCCCTTCTTTAGGACGTCGGCACCTACCACCCCATCAACGGGTTGAGCATTGTGGGATATCAAGGCTTCGTTTACGTGTACCAGATCAAAAAGGACCAGCTTCACCTTTTCTTGGGACCATTGCCCAATTTCGATAGTGTTCTTGGTGGATATTTGGGTCTCCATATTGGTGGCTCCAGCCCCGGCGGCCTTAATTTTGGAGTTCTTGGATACCAGTTCAAAATATTCAATTTTATCCAGTCCAACACAAGTATTGGAGGCGCCTGTATCCAATATAAATCTACCGGTGATGCCATTGATCTTGGCAATGATCTCAAAATGGTCTGTTGCCGTTAGATCTAAAGGCACTTGAATATAGTTTTTGCCCTTTAAGAACTTTTTGAGGCTTTTCATTTATTTTTTTGGCAAAGATAAGGCTATTTTTGCGGCATGATACTTACAGACACACATACACATTTATATAGTGAGGCTTTTGATGAGGATAGGGAGAAGGTCATAAAAAAGGCCATGGATCTAGGGGTGAAACGATTTTTTATTCCCGCTATAGATTCTTCATATACGGCCTCCATGTTGGCACTGGAAAAAGCGTATCCGGACCATATGTATCTTATGTCGGGCCTGCATCCGACCCATGTAAAGGAAAACTTTAAAGAAGAATTACAGCATGTGGAGGAGATGATGTCCAC encodes the following:
- a CDS encoding retropepsin-like aspartic protease family protein, with amino-acid sequence MKSLKKFLKGKNYIQVPLDLTATDHFEIIAKINGITGRFILDTGASNTCVGLDKIEYFELVSKNSKIKAAGAGATNMETQISTKNTIEIGQWSQEKVKLVLFDLVHVNEALISHNAQPVDGVVGADVLKKGKAIIDYDKKCVYLKQKSPK
- the odhB gene encoding 2-oxoglutarate dehydrogenase complex dihydrolipoyllysine-residue succinyltransferase, which codes for MILEMKVPSPGESITEVEIAEWLVKDGDYVEKDQAIAEVDSDKATLELPAEDSGIITLKAEVGDAVAVGEVVCLIDTSAEKPAGGDKGASAKAEKEEVKEEPKKAEKPAEPAKAKETYASGTASPAAKKILEEKNMDASSIKGTGRDGRITKDDAVNAVPSMGTPKGGKRGETRTKLSMLRRKVAERLVMVKNETAMLTTFNEVDMSPIFDLRNQYKEQFKDKHGVGLGFMSFFTKAVIRALQMYPSVNSMIDGKEMISFDFCDISIAVSGPKGLMVPVIRNAENLSFRGVEAEVKRLALRAREGEITVDEMTGGTFTITNGGVFGSMLSTPIINPPQSAILGMHNIVERPIAKDGKVVIAPIMYVALSYDHRIIDGKESVGFLVAVKEALESPVELLMDNDVTKGLEL